The genomic region TCAAGAGTTTCAAGTTCTTCAATTCTCCCATCTCATCAGGCAATTCGCTAATATCAGAACCATAAAAACTAAGGATCTCAAGTCTCTTCAGATTGCTCAATGAAGCAAGCTTGGCAGTGGCAGTGGCATTTCTCTCTGAACTGAACTTGCAATATCTCAGCTCTAGCGTCCGAAGGTTCTGTAAGATTTCTAGTGACTGCATTGATAAGATCCCACGGGTTATAGATAAAACCTGAAGTTTTTCCATTCCTTCAAAAGATTTATCCATAACATTGGTGAAATCTCTTTGAACGTACCCTTCTGAAATACTTGTCCTTCTTGACAATAATAACATTTCCAACCTCGGATAATCCAACTGATCTGGAAGTTGCCCCATCTCATTGTCCAACAAGGAAAGAGCTGCAAAATCTCTGAAGCTTTCATCTGTTGGCCACTCCTGAAACCCAATCCCACCAGTTACCATGAATTCCTTCTCTGTTTTGGAACTAGTGACCACCGAATAACTTTTCCCAATCAGTAGGACAATATCACGAACCAAGTCATGCATCTTCGCCTTTCCTTTACTCTCAGCTTCCAACAGCAAATGGGAATCTTTGAGCTCGTCGAGTGCATCAAGAACATCGCTCATTGTATCTTTAAATGACCCAGTGCGTTGATAAAGCCCTAACCCGTGTACATATCTAGCCAGGTCCTCAGCAGAAATTTCATAATCCTCGGGGAACAAAGAGCATAAAAGCAAACATCTCTTGGTTTCCTCTCGTTCCAATTCATCAAAGCTGAACTTCAGACTTTTATATGCATTTTCTTCTCTGCTCAAATCCCGAATTTCTTGATGCTCACCCTCCTGAATCTTTCTCAACGCTCGTTCCCATCCATGAGGAGGTTTACCTCGAAGAGCCTTTCCTACTGACACAAGTGCTACAGGGAGTCGGCCACATTCTTTTGCCACCATCTTTGCCACATCAGTCAAGGCAGAGTCATCCTCTAAACGGGCAGCCATTTTAAACAGAGCCCACGCTTCAGCTTCGGTTAAAGTATCCAGCAGAATCTTCAGTTGACAGTTCATAGATTCACAAACAGGTATCCTACGTGTCGTTATCAGAATCTTGAAATGCTTGAGATCGTCAGCAGGTGGGATCCCAATTTCATTCAGATTGAGCTCTCCCCATACATCATCCAACACTAAAAGCTTCTTCCTCTCATCACGCAGTCGCAACATTAATTTGCTTGCTCTCTCTTTTATGCTACTCTTCTCATCAAACTTCAGTTGCAGCTGCTCTGCAATTCGATCTTGGATGGCAGTCAGGTTTGGTTTTTCTGTCACAGTGACCTTCACGAACTCATCGAAAAGCCTTCGACTCTCTGCTTCGTCCTTTACTTGTATCGTCAAGGTGGTTTTACCCACTCCTGGCATACCGTGCAATCCAATCATATTGACACCATCACTCTCTAGTGCTGTCATAATGTCAGCTAGAGCTGCTTCTGAAGCTTTAGAGAGCACCAGACCCTTGGATCGAACGAATTCAATGTTAGGGAGTTCAGCTTCATGTGTTAGTTTCTGGAATTGGCTGCGCTCTTGCTTGAGATTTCTAAGAGTTTCAGTCAAGCCTTCAGCTTCCTTACTACTGTCATATCGCCAAAACCAATTAGGACAACAATTACTCAAGCACTTCTTATCTTCCTGAATTGCATTTTGCAGAAGATGAACATCCTCCAAGGTCTTTTCCGTTCTGTTTATCCAGTCTTCTACAGGTTCATCTGGCACCTTAGTACTCTTTCCCTCTTTCTCAACTATTCTGTGCACCTCCTTTTGTACCACATTCAGTGCATGCTCTTCTTGATTGAGTTCTTCCTGAAACTTCTTCAAACAGCACATGTAGCGAAACTGATTTATGGCTGCTTCCACTCCTTTTTGCACATAATTGGCAGCAATGGAGAGAAAAGTGCCCTGAGCCCATGCAAGAAGACATGCCATTTTTGCTGATCTGAAAGAAAACAGCACATCAGGAAATGAATGCCTTGTAAAAGCAGCAAAACATGATCTGAAGATGGGTGTTTTAACTTTAACAATATGAGGAgcaaataaaaggaaaactaCAGcagtctttttctcatattcaataATAGATCGCGAAAGGAGACAGATTAAAGATGAACAATAAATGAAATCTGACCCAGTTGTAAATGTGGGGCGCTATAATCTTTAGATTTATCACTGTCTCCGTctactattttataaattttttcattttctttccttacagcaattctttttttctgaaCTATCTACAGAAATAATTCATTCATCTTCCTATTTACATTTCGtccaattaattatttgaatatctTATAAGTTCTcctgtttttattttcactaatttctttaaaatcttCCGCTTAATATTCTATAGTTTTTGTTTTAGGAAGTTGAC from Ricinus communis isolate WT05 ecotype wild-type chromosome 9, ASM1957865v1, whole genome shotgun sequence harbors:
- the LOC8282914 gene encoding probable disease resistance protein At4g27220; the encoded protein is MACLLAWAQGTFLSIAANYVQKGVEAAINQFRYMCCLKKFQEELNQEEHALNVVQKEVHRIVEKEGKSTKVPDEPVEDWINRTEKTLEDVHLLQNAIQEDKKCLSNCCPNWFWRYDSSKEAEGLTETLRNLKQERSQFQKLTHEAELPNIEFVRSKGLVLSKASEAALADIMTALESDGVNMIGLHGMPGVGKTTLTIQVKDEAESRRLFDEFVKVTVTEKPNLTAIQDRIAEQLQLKFDEKSSIKERASKLMLRLRDERKKLLVLDDVWGELNLNEIGIPPADDLKHFKILITTRRIPVCESMNCQLKILLDTLTEAEAWALFKMAARLEDDSALTDVAKMVAKECGRLPVALVSVGKALRGKPPHGWERALRKIQEGEHQEIRDLSREENAYKSLKFSFDELEREETKRCLLLCSLFPEDYEISAEDLARYVHGLGLYQRTGSFKDTMSDVLDALDELKDSHLLLEAESKGKAKMHDLVRDIVLLIGKSYSVVTSSKTEKEFMVTGGIGFQEWPTDESFRDFAALSLLDNEMGQLPDQLDYPRLEMLLLSRRTSISEGYVQRDFTNVMDKSFEGMEKLQVLSITRGILSMQSLEILQNLRTLELRYCKFSSERNATATAKLASLSNLKRLEILSFYGSDISELPDEMGELKNLKLLNLANCYGLDRIPPNMIRKLSKLEELHIGTFIDWEYEGNASPMDIHRNSLPHLAILSVNIHKIPKGFALSNLVGYHIHICDCEYPTFLSNLRHPASRTICLLPNEGSVNAVQELFKNVYDLRLECNNTCFQNLMPDMSQTGFQEVSRLDVYGCTMECLISTSKKKELANNAFSNLVELEIGMTTLSEICQGSPPEGFLQKLQILKISSCDQMVTIFPAKLLRGMQKLERVEIDDCEVLAQVFELDGLDETNKECLSYLKRLELYNLDALVCIWKGPTDNVNLTSLTHLTICYCGSLASLFSVSLAQSLVHLEKLEVKDCDQLEYVIAEKKGTETFSKAHPQQRHCLQNLKSVIIEGCNKMKYVFPVAQGLPNLTELHIKASDKLLAMFGTENQVDISNVEEIVFPKLLNLFLEELPSLLTFCPTGYHYIFPSLQELRVKSCPEMTTSFTAAQDAIVYAKPEAPPLRQDTTIESAATQVIVAPRSADSLDWYRSEGKWITEEEAKKEEEEEEEEEEEKRT